From one Plectropomus leopardus isolate mb chromosome 8, YSFRI_Pleo_2.0, whole genome shotgun sequence genomic stretch:
- the zfp64 gene encoding zinc finger protein 64 encodes MATYNTEGHSVVVEVSPDIHICGFCKQQYNNFEIFLAHKQNGCSLPTSDTSASAAAATLTDSSTEFVFEETYQTCVMRGVKKILTKAQKTAYKKLKPSLTSKRHSCCFSGCTFKTQYGQKDMERHLKTHTGEKPFECELCHKRFSRRDKLNMHSRSHTGEKPHKCKHCPYAAADSSSLKKHLRIHYDERPFKCQICPYASRNSSQLTVHLRSHTGDAPFQCQQCDAKFKINSDLKRHIRIHSGEKPYKCDFCEYRCAMKGNLKSHIQIKHGTENSFHCVHCDFQCASKNALRQHSREHQPTQPIQCSKCTYSCASKGALKVHERIHSEERPFKCEFCNFASKQRSNLVIHKKKCHSDKPEKGGGGGKGGRGGRRKSGGGDSPKPVGSRYRAKLEAAKAFSCDSCDASFVREDSLRSHKKQHRDTQNVLQLQLSTPADAVTTSQSNNQLEVPIPSESMAPYSSAQLKIIVSHPLGQENSLIPADTQHKTNMVLLSPENQDIVVNSMIQQVNLLTPMQPLGSSQTAETTLEPQTVLLTQLSPDDTAHPLHQALLQTAITAQDPSSGSQTFITTCSELEGLNALIQEGGTEVTVVTEGNMVTTATPPDMVCASSEDMSKPAGTVGESALEESALLVPNISLGSQNVVIHGVPLIVSAQPQQLSPHTLYSDTHTLEGIPQ; translated from the exons ATGGCAACATACAACACCGAAG GTCACTctgtggtggtggaggtgagCCCAGACATCCATATCTGTGGCTTCTGCAAGCAGCAGTATAACAATTTCGAGATCTTTCTCGCCCATAAGCAAAATGGATGCTCCCTCCCCACCTCGGACACATCAGCCAGCGCTGCAGCAGCCACTCTCACCG ATTCCAGCACTGAGTTTGTTTTCGAGGAAACCTACCAGACCTGTGTTATGAGAGGTGTCAAAAAGATCCTGACCAAAGCGCAGAAAACAGCctacaaaaaattaaaaccttccctgacttcaaagagacacagctGCTGTTTCTCAG GTTGCACTTTTAAGACGCAGTATGGCCAAAAAGACATGGAGCGGCATCTCAAAACCCACACAG GTGAGAAGCCGTTTGAATGCGAGCTGTGCCACAAGCGCTTCAGTCGACGGGACAAGCTCAACATGCACAGCCGCTCACACACAGGCGAGAAGCCACACAAGTGTAAACACTGTCCCTATGCAGCCgcagacagcagcagcctgAAGAAGCACCTGCGTATCCACTACGACGAACGGCCTTTTAAGTGCCAGATCTGTCCGTACGCCAGCCGGAACTCCAGCCAGCTCACCGTCCACCTCCGCTCGCACACTG GGGACGCACCTTTCCAGTGCCAACAATGTGACGCAAAGTTTAAAATCAACTCCGATCTAAAGAGGCACATTCGGATCCACTCTGGCGAAAAACCCTACAAGTGTGACTTCTGTGAGTACCGATGCGCCATGAAAGGCAACCTGAAATCTCACATTCAGATCAAACATGGCACCGAGAACTCCTTCCACTGCGTGCACTGCGACTTCCAGTGTGCCAGCAAGAACGCCCTGCGGCAACACTCGCGGGAACACCAGCCCACTCAGCCCATCCAGTGCTCCAAGTGCACTTACTCCTGCGCCAGCAAGGGGGCGCTCAAAGTCCACGAGCGGATCCACTCGGAGGAGCGCCCCTTTAAGTGCGAGTTCTGCAACTTTGCCTCCAAGCAGCGCAGCAACCTCGTCATCCACAAAAAGAAGTGCCACTCCGATAAGCCAGAGAAAGGCGGCGGCGGTGGGAAAGGTGGCAGGGGTGGCAGACGGAAAAGCGGAGGAGGCGACTCTCCGAAGCCTGTCGGCTCTAGATATCGAGCCAAGCTTGAAGCAGCTAAGGCTTTCAGCTGTGACTCGTGCGACGCTTCCTTTGTGAGGGAGGACTCCCTGCGGAGCCACAAGAAGCAGCACAGAGACACTCAGAATgtgttgcagctgcagctctccACCCCGGCAGACGCAGTCACGACGTCACAGAGCAACAACCAGCTCGAAGTTCCCATCCCGTCTGAATCAATGGCTCCTTACAGCAGTGCACAGCTCAAAATCATCGTTTCTCACCCTCTCGGTCAGGAGAACTCTTTAATTCCAGCTGACACTCAACATAAGACCAACATGGTTCTGCTCAGCCCAGAAAACCAGGACATCGTCGTCAACTCCATGATCCAACAGGTCAACCTGCTCACGCCCATGCAGCCTCTCGGCTCATCTCAGACTGCAGAAACCACCCTCGAACCCCAAACGGTGCTGTTGACGCAGCTCAGCCCCGACGACACCGCTCACCCGCTCCACCAGGCGCTGCTGCAGACCGCCATAACCGCTCAGGACCCCAGCAGCGGCTCGCAGACTTTCATCACGACCTGCTCGGAGCTGGAGGGCCTCAACGCTTTGATCCAGGAGGGGGGCACAGAGGTGACGGTGGTGACTGAGGGGAACATGGTGACCACAGCGACTCCTCCGGACATGGTGTGTGCGTCGTCAGAGGACATGTCCAAGCCAGCAGGGACAGTCGGGGAGAGTGCCTTAGAGGAAAGCGCGTTGCTGGTGCCAAACATTAGTCTGGGCAGCCAGAATGTGGTCATCCACGGCGTCCCGCTGATAGTGTCCGCTCAGCCGCAGCAGCTCTCTCCTCACACACTCTactcagatacacacacactggaagGCATCCCACAATGA